In Cicer arietinum cultivar CDC Frontier isolate Library 1 chromosome 1, Cicar.CDCFrontier_v2.0, whole genome shotgun sequence, one DNA window encodes the following:
- the LOC140919551 gene encoding uncharacterized protein, giving the protein MFVSYIGAVVRQNVPITIDNWRDKALKDAKDIIWNDIQTTFVLDEERKSYVLRVAGKIHRGFRSHLSNFYLKDREGNTNAEPPKIYQHYISKDEWSAFVSKRSDPAFVNISTANRERASNPKHPYKKSRMGYARLEQQIVSN; this is encoded by the exons atgtttgtaagctacattggggctgttgttcgtcaaaatgtcccaataacaatagacaactggagagataaggcgttgaaggatgccaaagatatcatctggaatgacattcaa accacttttgttcttgatgaggaacgaaagtcatatgttttgagagttgctgggaaaatccatcgtggatttagatcccatctctcaaatttctatctaaaagatagagaaggaaacacaaatgctgaacctccaaagatatatcaacattatatatcaaaggatgaatggagtgcatttgtttccaaacgttctgacccggcgtttgtc aatattagtacggcaaatcgcgaacgggcaagcaacccaaaacacccatacaagaaatcacgtatgggatatgcacgccttgaacaacaaattgtaagtaattaa